A single window of Cytobacillus dafuensis DNA harbors:
- the pstC gene encoding phosphate ABC transporter permease subunit PstC, producing the protein MSIPTKHNVEIGKANKRKYFLEKVSARVFLICALLSVISLLLIIGFVFYKGSHPFVAGGYSFMDFIFGTDWVPSEEKFGIFPMIVASIFATIGALIIGVPIGLFTAIFLAEIASKKVAKIISPAIQLLAGIPSVLYGVFGLAIIVPFLQNTLGLVKGQSLLAVILVLAIMMLPTIVTVAETSIRAVPNTYREGSLALGVSQIGTIFKVVVPAAKSGIMTAIVLGLGRAIGETMAVILVAGNSLIVPTSLTDSVRPLTTNIALEMGYAAGIHQEMLFATGIVLFSFILILNLVLGKISAKGGN; encoded by the coding sequence GTGTCTATCCCAACAAAGCACAATGTAGAAATCGGCAAAGCCAATAAAAGGAAGTATTTTTTAGAGAAGGTATCAGCAAGAGTGTTCTTGATTTGTGCTCTTCTTTCAGTCATCTCTTTATTGTTAATCATTGGATTTGTTTTTTATAAAGGCTCACATCCATTTGTGGCTGGGGGCTATAGCTTTATGGACTTTATTTTTGGTACCGATTGGGTACCAAGTGAAGAAAAATTCGGCATATTCCCAATGATTGTTGCATCAATTTTTGCAACCATTGGGGCATTAATCATCGGGGTTCCTATTGGATTATTTACAGCTATATTCTTAGCAGAAATAGCCTCGAAAAAAGTAGCCAAAATCATTTCACCTGCGATTCAGTTATTAGCTGGTATCCCATCGGTTTTATATGGTGTTTTTGGACTTGCTATCATCGTTCCTTTTTTACAAAATACTTTAGGCTTAGTGAAGGGGCAAAGCTTATTAGCTGTTATTCTTGTCCTAGCCATCATGATGTTACCAACCATTGTGACAGTAGCAGAGACATCAATTCGTGCTGTGCCAAACACATACCGCGAAGGGTCACTAGCTCTTGGTGTGTCACAGATTGGAACCATTTTTAAAGTAGTTGTCCCAGCAGCTAAATCAGGGATAATGACAGCAATCGTATTAGGTTTGGGCCGGGCAATCGGCGAAACGATGGCTGTTATATTAGTGGCTGGCAATAGTTTAATCGTACCAACTAGCCTGACTGATAGTGTTCGTCCACTAACGACAAATATTGCGTTAGAAATGGGTTATGCAGCTGGCATTCATCAAGAAATGCTGTTTGCAACTGGAATTGTTTTATTCTCATTTATATTAATTTTGAATTTGGTATTAGGGAAAATAAGTGCGAAGGGCGGTAACTAA
- the phoU gene encoding phosphate signaling complex protein PhoU, which yields MVIRENFENSLMKIKGKITEMGELSIVALEKAFDALKTQDVEIALKVIDEDANIDDLEMELNQFVIWLMAKEQPVARDLRVLIGVLKISSEIERIADFAVNMAKATIKIGKTNSLLHITHLEQMKEVSIHMLQKALQSFMEESIALAKEVSSLEDEVDKYHVDTYKRLTNYLSDHPEETNQLVQLLFVNRYLERTADHITNIAESTAYLIKGKMYDFNS from the coding sequence ATGGTCATTCGTGAGAACTTTGAAAATAGTTTAATGAAAATAAAAGGGAAAATCACAGAAATGGGAGAACTCTCCATTGTCGCCCTAGAAAAAGCTTTTGATGCCTTAAAAACGCAAGATGTAGAGATCGCATTAAAAGTGATAGATGAAGATGCAAACATTGATGATCTTGAAATGGAATTAAATCAGTTTGTCATCTGGCTAATGGCAAAAGAACAGCCTGTTGCAAGAGATTTACGTGTACTTATTGGTGTACTTAAAATCTCATCTGAAATTGAACGCATTGCCGATTTTGCGGTGAATATGGCTAAAGCAACAATCAAGATTGGTAAAACAAATTCTTTATTGCATATTACCCATCTTGAGCAGATGAAAGAAGTATCTATTCATATGTTACAAAAAGCACTACAATCTTTTATGGAAGAAAGCATTGCTCTTGCTAAAGAGGTTAGTAGCTTAGAGGATGAAGTTGATAAATATCATGTTGACACATATAAGAGGCTTACTAATTATCTAAGTGACCATCCAGAAGAAACAAATCAGCTTGTACAATTATTATTTGTAAATCGTTATCTAGAAAGAACAGCAGACCATATAACTAATATCGCTGAAAGTACAGCGTATTTGATTAAAGGAAAAATGTACGATTTCAATTCATAA
- the pstA gene encoding phosphate ABC transporter permease PstA, whose translation MRQLKDNLLRGLLWLSALLSVAVLVIIVGYIFYKGMNLISFDFIFGDYSPTGDGGIWPMIVTTIYTVVISLIIAAPIGILAAVYLQEYAKQGRLVKIIRFATESLTGIPSIIYGLFGAVFFVTTLKLGMSIIAASLTLTIIVLPVIIRTTEEALKTVPGSYREGSLALGTTKLQTLYKVILPSAMPGILSGIILSVGRIVGESAAIFLTAGTVAAMPESILSSARTLTVHSYLVTQESGDIELAAAIGIVLIVIILAINLSATFLSKKLNKADK comes from the coding sequence GTGAGACAATTGAAAGATAACTTGTTACGTGGACTTTTATGGCTTTCAGCTCTTCTTTCCGTTGCCGTTCTCGTAATAATTGTTGGCTATATCTTTTATAAAGGAATGAATTTGATTAGCTTCGATTTCATCTTTGGCGATTATTCTCCTACTGGAGATGGCGGTATTTGGCCAATGATTGTAACAACTATTTACACAGTCGTGATTTCATTAATTATTGCAGCACCAATCGGTATATTAGCGGCCGTTTATTTGCAAGAATATGCTAAACAAGGTCGATTAGTAAAAATCATACGCTTTGCAACAGAAAGCTTAACCGGTATTCCCTCGATTATTTATGGTTTGTTTGGAGCAGTATTCTTTGTAACGACATTAAAATTAGGGATGTCTATCATAGCTGCTTCGTTAACATTAACGATTATCGTTTTACCTGTTATTATCCGAACAACAGAAGAAGCATTAAAAACAGTCCCTGGGTCGTATCGTGAAGGTTCATTAGCTCTAGGAACAACAAAGTTACAAACATTATATAAGGTGATTTTACCTAGTGCGATGCCAGGAATATTATCTGGTATCATTCTCTCTGTTGGACGAATTGTTGGTGAATCAGCTGCTATATTTTTGACGGCTGGAACAGTAGCTGCTATGCCAGAGAGTATCCTTTCATCAGCCAGAACGTTAACTGTTCATTCCTATTTAGTAACACAAGAGTCTGGAGACATTGAACTAGCTGCTGCAATTGGTATTGTTCTCATCGTAATTATTTTGGCTATCAATCTTTCAGCAACATTTTTATCAAAAAAATTAAACAAAGCAGATAAATAA
- a CDS encoding HPr family phosphocarrier protein codes for MEKSFKITTAEGLHARPATILVSSVSPFTASVELLYNNKSVNLKSIMGVMAQAVPAGAVVTISANGTDAEELISKVTEVIISQGLGEEC; via the coding sequence ATGGAAAAATCATTTAAAATTACCACAGCTGAAGGTTTGCATGCGAGACCAGCTACAATATTAGTTTCCTCCGTTTCACCTTTTACGGCAAGTGTTGAATTGCTCTACAATAATAAATCCGTAAATTTAAAATCAATAATGGGTGTAATGGCACAAGCTGTTCCAGCAGGTGCGGTTGTCACTATTTCAGCCAACGGGACAGATGCGGAAGAGTTAATCAGTAAGGTGACAGAGGTCATTATTTCACAAGGTCTTGGTGAAGAATGTTAG
- the nagE gene encoding N-acetylglucosamine-specific PTS transporter subunit IIBC has protein sequence MMKYLQRLGGSLMLPVAVLPAAAILMGIGYWIDHDGWGAGNALAAFLIKAGGSIIDNIPILFAVGAAFGLAKEKDGSAALSGLVAFLVVTTMLSTDTVALLQGVDAESVDPAFGKIKNAFIGLLSGIVASIMYNRFSQVKLPDFLAFFSGKRLVPIMSAVAMLVASAVLFYVWPIVYGALVSFGEGISSLGAAGAGLYGFFNRLLIPTGLHHALNAVFWFDTIGINDIGNFWSSSGEKGVTGMYQAGFFPIMMFGLPAAGLAMYHTAKTKRKKQAASLMLAAGFASFFTGVTEPLEFAFMFLAPALYLVHALLTGLSLFIAATFHWTAGFGFSAGFIDYFLSLRIPIANMPLMLLVQGLVFAVIYYVLFRFLIVKFNLKTPGREDDTEEEINIGLGNDSNNKFYDMATKIYNALGGDTNVVSVDNCATRLRVEVENMDHVDQKKIKDTGVHGIKIVGPKSIQVIVGTNVQFVADEVKKIRNK, from the coding sequence ATGATGAAATATCTGCAAAGACTTGGAGGTTCACTAATGCTTCCAGTTGCTGTGCTGCCAGCGGCTGCCATCTTGATGGGGATCGGATATTGGATTGACCATGATGGATGGGGGGCAGGGAATGCACTAGCTGCCTTTTTAATTAAAGCAGGCGGTTCGATTATTGATAATATTCCTATCTTATTTGCGGTTGGTGCAGCATTTGGATTGGCTAAGGAAAAGGATGGATCCGCGGCACTAAGTGGTCTCGTTGCATTCCTAGTTGTAACGACGATGTTATCGACAGACACAGTTGCCTTATTGCAGGGGGTTGATGCTGAAAGTGTAGATCCAGCCTTTGGGAAAATAAAAAATGCATTTATTGGTTTATTATCAGGTATTGTAGCTTCAATCATGTACAATCGATTTAGTCAGGTAAAGCTGCCAGACTTCTTAGCATTTTTTAGCGGGAAGAGGCTCGTCCCGATAATGTCTGCTGTCGCAATGCTAGTTGCATCAGCCGTATTATTCTATGTATGGCCTATCGTATATGGGGCACTAGTTTCATTTGGAGAAGGAATAAGTAGTTTAGGTGCTGCAGGAGCAGGATTATATGGGTTCTTTAACCGTCTATTAATCCCAACAGGTTTACACCATGCACTTAATGCCGTATTTTGGTTTGATACGATTGGAATCAATGATATCGGGAATTTCTGGAGCAGTTCAGGTGAAAAAGGAGTTACTGGAATGTACCAGGCTGGATTCTTCCCGATTATGATGTTTGGATTACCAGCTGCAGGACTCGCCATGTATCATACTGCTAAAACTAAGAGAAAAAAACAAGCAGCTTCCTTAATGTTGGCAGCAGGATTTGCTTCCTTTTTTACAGGTGTTACAGAGCCTCTTGAATTCGCTTTCATGTTCTTAGCACCAGCACTTTATTTAGTTCATGCTTTGTTAACGGGTCTTTCTCTATTTATTGCTGCTACTTTCCATTGGACTGCTGGTTTTGGGTTTAGTGCAGGATTTATTGATTATTTCTTAAGTCTTCGCATACCGATTGCCAATATGCCTCTAATGCTTCTCGTTCAAGGACTAGTCTTTGCAGTTATTTATTATGTATTATTCCGTTTCTTAATTGTAAAGTTCAATTTAAAAACACCTGGCAGAGAAGATGACACAGAAGAAGAGATTAATATCGGCCTTGGTAATGATTCTAATAATAAGTTTTATGACATGGCAACGAAGATTTATAATGCTTTAGGCGGGGACACTAATGTTGTTTCAGTCGATAATTGTGCAACACGTTTACGTGTAGAAGTAGAAAATATGGATCATGTGGATCAAAAGAAAATTAAAGATACAGGAGTCCATGGGATTAAGATTGTCGGACCAAAAAGCATTCAAGTAATCGTAGGGACAAATGTCCAATTTGTAGCAGATGAAGTTAAAAAAATCCGTAATAAATAG
- a CDS encoding MFS transporter: MDKQKSGFRWIVFGSVLFTYVLMSSQRTAPGLITDQVMFDFQVTATTIGLLTSIQFFVYTGLQIPMGLLADRFGPNFFLIVGAFLTGLGTIIYSLGTHEFVLFFARIMTGLGDATIWVNMVLILSQWFNAKEFTRLIGVAAMTGSLGFLLATVPFSTLIDYLGWGGSFFSAGLLLSLCGILLYFVLGKKTRQLFPNGSAVVKKEIQREKTMVLLRRILSNRQAWALFFCHFGIVGTYVGFISSWGVPYGMNVYGMTRSAASQLMMFSLIGAFIGAPLGSWISSRLETIKRPYIVVHIILLLSWSIFLFFNGQPPFSLLTMLFFIIGLAYGANALTFAAVRQSFSIREIGIVSGFANTGGFLSAVLLPSIFGKMLDHFQAVSGSVIDGYYYGFITPVIFSVIGLIGVSSIREKRREAGHMINSTNLK; this comes from the coding sequence TTGGACAAACAAAAAAGCGGATTTAGATGGATTGTATTTGGTTCTGTACTTTTTACGTATGTGCTTATGTCGAGCCAGCGAACGGCTCCAGGATTGATTACCGACCAAGTGATGTTTGATTTTCAAGTAACAGCAACAACGATTGGGTTACTGACAAGTATTCAATTTTTTGTGTACACTGGATTGCAAATTCCGATGGGGTTATTGGCTGACCGTTTTGGGCCTAATTTTTTTCTAATTGTCGGTGCCTTTCTTACAGGTTTAGGTACAATTATTTATAGTCTTGGCACGCATGAATTTGTCTTGTTTTTTGCTAGAATTATGACAGGGTTGGGAGATGCGACCATTTGGGTCAATATGGTGTTAATTTTGAGTCAATGGTTTAATGCAAAGGAATTTACACGATTAATTGGTGTGGCAGCCATGACAGGAAGCCTTGGTTTCCTTTTAGCAACCGTCCCTTTCTCCACCTTGATTGACTATCTTGGTTGGGGGGGATCATTCTTTTCAGCGGGGCTGCTTTTATCTTTATGTGGCATCCTCCTTTACTTTGTACTTGGTAAAAAAACAAGACAACTCTTTCCTAACGGATCGGCAGTTGTTAAAAAGGAAATACAACGTGAAAAAACTATGGTTTTGCTGCGAAGAATTTTATCGAATCGGCAAGCATGGGCTTTATTTTTTTGTCATTTTGGGATTGTCGGGACGTATGTTGGATTTATCAGTTCATGGGGAGTGCCTTACGGGATGAATGTGTATGGAATGACACGTTCAGCTGCAAGTCAGCTTATGATGTTTAGCCTGATTGGGGCGTTTATTGGAGCTCCTCTAGGCAGCTGGATTTCTAGTCGTTTAGAAACCATTAAACGGCCATATATTGTTGTTCACATAATTCTTTTATTAAGCTGGTCCATCTTTCTTTTTTTTAATGGGCAACCGCCATTTTCCCTGTTAACGATGCTTTTCTTTATTATTGGCCTGGCCTATGGAGCAAATGCCTTAACTTTTGCTGCCGTTCGTCAATCTTTTTCTATTCGTGAAATTGGCATTGTCTCTGGATTTGCGAACACGGGTGGTTTCTTAAGTGCCGTATTGCTGCCAAGTATATTTGGAAAAATGTTGGATCATTTTCAGGCTGTTTCGGGAAGTGTAATTGATGGCTATTACTACGGTTTCATTACTCCAGTAATCTTCTCTGTGATTGGTTTGATTGGAGTGAGTTCAATTAGGGAAAAGCGTCGTGAGGCAGGACACATGATAAATTCCACAAATCTTAAATAA
- a CDS encoding GIY-YIG nuclease family protein, with amino-acid sequence MKIVTAVHIRWFGAYSLDHFYTKDIALHSGIYAIYRVYGEKETLLYIGKTSRNFWQRISEHNKDWLWNVKGKIKIRLGLLEFPDGGRYSAKKLADVESLLILWHLPKENTTSTCYYRGRVDLEIINFGRRGLLDKKVTAKELDWV; translated from the coding sequence GTGAAGATAGTGACAGCTGTACATATAAGATGGTTTGGAGCATATAGCCTTGATCATTTTTACACTAAGGATATAGCTTTACATTCAGGAATCTATGCAATTTATAGAGTATACGGTGAAAAGGAAACTTTACTTTATATAGGAAAAACTAGCAGGAACTTTTGGCAAAGGATAAGTGAACATAATAAAGATTGGTTATGGAATGTAAAAGGGAAAATTAAGATTAGATTAGGGTTATTAGAATTTCCTGATGGCGGAAGATATTCAGCTAAGAAATTAGCTGATGTTGAATCGTTATTGATATTGTGGCATTTACCGAAAGAAAACACGACATCTACATGCTATTATCGGGGTAGAGTTGATTTGGAAATTATTAATTTCGGAAGAAGAGGTCTATTAGATAAAAAGGTTACAGCAAAGGAATTAGATTGGGTATAG
- a CDS encoding PTS sugar transporter subunit IIA — MFSNLFKKRKLQIFAPVNGEVLSLDKVPDPVFSEKMMGEGVAIMPDEGNIHAPIEGTVILMPDTKHAIGIRSKDGTEILIHIGLETVSLKGNGFNTHVIMGDSISIGQLLIEVDWSYLKEHAESIITPIVITNSSDRVIQFENIKQGFAGETVLMTVSPL, encoded by the coding sequence ATGTTTTCAAATTTATTTAAGAAACGTAAATTACAAATATTCGCACCTGTTAATGGAGAGGTCCTTTCACTTGATAAGGTTCCCGACCCCGTTTTTAGCGAAAAAATGATGGGAGAAGGAGTCGCCATTATGCCAGATGAAGGTAATATACATGCTCCTATTGAGGGAACTGTTATTCTGATGCCAGACACAAAACATGCAATAGGAATACGTTCTAAAGATGGAACGGAAATTCTTATTCACATTGGATTGGAAACGGTTTCATTAAAAGGCAATGGATTTAATACACATGTAATAATGGGGGATTCAATTTCAATTGGCCAATTGCTAATAGAGGTAGATTGGTCCTATCTCAAAGAACATGCCGAAAGTATTATTACTCCAATTGTCATTACAAATAGTAGTGACAGGGTCATCCAGTTTGAAAATATCAAGCAGGGTTTTGCTGGTGAAACAGTGTTAATGACTGTCTCGCCTTTATAA
- a CDS encoding YehS family protein yields MDNNDILIRLRYAMEIKNKEMAEIFKLGGVDVTVPEVIKILTKSDEYDDESDDQIKCNNSMLDSFLNGFIIFKRGKQDPKPTQSDTPEPSIKKSANVNNLLLKKVKIALALTTEDMLDIFEKAGITVSKGELGALLRKEGHKNYKECGDKYARNFLKGLAVKYRG; encoded by the coding sequence GTGGATAATAACGATATATTAATTCGATTGAGATATGCAATGGAGATTAAAAATAAAGAAATGGCAGAGATATTTAAACTTGGCGGTGTGGATGTAACAGTACCAGAAGTCATAAAGATTCTCACCAAATCAGACGAGTATGATGATGAAAGTGACGATCAAATAAAATGTAATAACAGTATGTTAGATTCATTTTTAAATGGTTTTATTATTTTTAAACGAGGAAAACAAGATCCAAAACCAACACAGTCCGATACCCCAGAACCGTCCATAAAGAAAAGTGCAAACGTTAATAATCTCCTGTTAAAGAAAGTAAAAATAGCATTGGCATTAACTACTGAAGATATGCTGGATATATTCGAAAAAGCAGGAATTACGGTTTCAAAAGGAGAACTCGGGGCTTTATTAAGAAAAGAAGGGCATAAGAATTATAAAGAGTGCGGAGATAAATATGCCAGGAATTTCTTAAAAGGGTTAGCTGTCAAATACAGGGGATAA
- the pstB gene encoding phosphate ABC transporter ATP-binding protein PstB, translating to MERNERAIKQNQIEKDFSHIEEGKTKISVKDLNLFYGEKQALFGVSLDILEKEVTALIGPSGCGKSTFLRTLNRMNDLIDGVKIIGDIEIDHENIYKTTDVIKLRTKVGMVFQKPNLFPMSIFDNVAYGPRMQGIKNKKELNKIVEESLRGAAIWDEVKDRLKTSALGLSGGQQQRVCIARAIAMKPDVILMDEPTSALDPISTLKVEELISNMKKDYTIVIVTHNMQQAARISDKTAFFLNGEVIEYDTTDKIFSIPSDKRTEDYVTGRFG from the coding sequence ATGGAACGTAATGAGAGAGCGATTAAACAAAATCAAATAGAGAAGGATTTTTCACATATAGAGGAAGGTAAAACGAAAATTAGTGTGAAGGATTTAAATTTATTTTATGGCGAGAAACAAGCACTGTTCGGAGTATCTCTTGATATTCTTGAAAAAGAGGTTACAGCTTTAATTGGCCCTTCAGGCTGTGGAAAATCTACTTTTTTACGAACTTTAAATCGTATGAATGATTTAATCGATGGTGTGAAAATTATCGGTGATATTGAAATCGATCATGAGAATATTTATAAAACGACTGATGTAATCAAATTACGTACAAAAGTAGGCATGGTATTTCAAAAACCAAATTTATTCCCTATGAGTATTTTTGACAATGTTGCCTATGGTCCAAGAATGCAAGGCATTAAAAATAAAAAAGAATTAAACAAAATTGTGGAAGAGAGTTTGCGCGGTGCAGCGATTTGGGACGAAGTAAAAGATCGTCTTAAAACATCAGCACTAGGTTTGTCTGGTGGTCAGCAACAACGTGTTTGTATTGCACGTGCTATTGCGATGAAACCGGACGTGATTCTAATGGACGAGCCAACTTCGGCCCTAGATCCAATATCAACGTTAAAAGTAGAAGAATTAATTTCAAATATGAAGAAAGATTATACGATTGTCATCGTTACTCATAACATGCAACAAGCTGCACGAATCTCTGATAAAACTGCGTTTTTCTTAAATGGGGAAGTAATCGAATATGACACTACAGATAAGATTTTTTCTATACCAAGTGATAAGAGAACAGAAGATTATGTAACAGGTCGATTTGGATAA
- a CDS encoding PRD domain-containing protein gives MKIKKILNNNAVIVIDDVREKIAIGSGIAFNKKRNDPVNVEKVEKIFVMRENEKLEQLLSRIPEEHFTISEEIITYAEECMGTKLNDHIHIVLTDHLSFAIERTIEGIYIHNKLLNEIKILYQKEFEIGLWALQHIRKVCQVEMPEDEAAFIALHLHTMKPQGGDLHQTVRQTAIVRDMVQSIKRHLAIAIEEDDISYQRLITHLRFALTRLSQNELHRLDEEMLFMIQRKFPSSYNCAKKVAEDLGRIHEIDFPEQELGYITLHIERLRK, from the coding sequence ATCAAAATAAAAAAGATTCTTAATAATAATGCAGTCATTGTCATTGACGATGTCCGTGAGAAAATTGCGATTGGTTCTGGAATTGCTTTTAACAAGAAACGAAATGATCCTGTAAATGTTGAAAAAGTAGAGAAGATATTTGTCATGAGGGAAAATGAAAAGCTTGAACAATTATTAAGCAGGATACCTGAAGAGCATTTTACCATATCAGAAGAAATTATTACGTATGCAGAAGAATGTATGGGTACGAAATTAAATGATCATATTCATATTGTTCTAACAGATCATCTTTCATTTGCAATTGAAAGAACAATAGAAGGCATTTATATCCATAATAAATTATTAAATGAAATTAAAATACTTTATCAAAAAGAATTTGAAATTGGTCTATGGGCGCTTCAACATATAAGAAAAGTTTGCCAAGTGGAAATGCCGGAAGATGAAGCTGCTTTTATCGCGCTTCACCTTCATACAATGAAACCCCAAGGAGGTGATTTGCATCAGACGGTAAGGCAAACGGCGATTGTCCGTGATATGGTTCAATCAATTAAGAGACATTTAGCCATTGCAATTGAAGAAGACGATATTTCTTATCAGCGGCTTATTACTCATCTTCGCTTTGCATTAACAAGATTAAGTCAAAACGAGCTTCACAGGTTGGATGAAGAAATGCTATTCATGATTCAAAGAAAGTTTCCTTCCTCATACAATTGTGCAAAGAAGGTTGCTGAGGATTTAGGAAGGATTCACGAAATAGATTTTCCAGAACAAGAACTAGGGTATATCACACTTCATATTGAGCGTTTAAGGAAGTAA
- a CDS encoding phosphate ABC transporter substrate-binding protein codes for MIIFKKVKMGLLLLSLLVVLSACTSNSDTDTQASNGSGSTIAISGSTSVGPLAEKLAMKYKEKDNANIEINQIGSSAGITNAINGVSEIGMSSRDLKEEEKANGLNEVVIAYDGIVVVTHPSNKVKNLTMEQVKQIFTGEVTNWSELGGDDMEIVVVSREDGSGSRDAFQEIVGYSSGELIRSAIIASGNGNIKTTVANNKHAVGFISFEYIDDSISTIDIDGVEATAENVLQKKYSLSRPFLFVYKDGNLTKAGQQFIDFILSPDGQRIVAEAGAIPVK; via the coding sequence ATGATTATTTTTAAAAAAGTAAAAATGGGATTATTGTTGCTATCTTTACTAGTAGTATTATCAGCATGTACAAGTAATAGTGATACGGATACACAAGCGTCAAATGGCAGTGGTTCTACAATAGCTATTTCAGGATCTACGTCTGTTGGGCCGCTTGCTGAAAAATTAGCTATGAAATATAAAGAGAAAGATAATGCGAATATTGAAATAAATCAGATTGGTTCTTCTGCCGGTATTACAAACGCAATCAATGGTGTGTCGGAAATCGGTATGTCTTCTCGGGATTTGAAAGAAGAAGAGAAAGCGAATGGGTTGAATGAAGTCGTAATTGCTTATGACGGAATTGTTGTAGTGACTCATCCAAGTAACAAAGTAAAGAATCTTACGATGGAGCAAGTAAAACAGATTTTTACTGGTGAAGTCACGAATTGGAGTGAACTGGGTGGGGATGACATGGAAATTGTCGTTGTCTCTCGTGAGGATGGATCAGGTTCTCGTGATGCGTTCCAAGAAATTGTAGGCTATAGCTCTGGTGAATTAATTAGAAGTGCCATTATCGCAAGTGGTAACGGAAATATAAAAACAACTGTTGCGAACAATAAACATGCAGTTGGCTTTATTTCTTTTGAATACATTGATGACTCGATTTCAACCATCGATATTGATGGCGTAGAGGCTACTGCAGAAAATGTCCTGCAAAAAAAATACAGTTTGTCACGACCATTCTTGTTTGTATACAAAGATGGGAATCTAACGAAGGCTGGCCAACAATTTATTGATTTTATCTTAAGTCCAGATGGCCAGCGTATTGTAGCAGAGGCAGGAGCAATTCCTGTAAAGTAA